A section of the Salmo trutta chromosome 4, fSalTru1.1, whole genome shotgun sequence genome encodes:
- the LOC115192762 gene encoding ceramide kinase → MEKQPRLLASQLFLKNSVFEVLLNGVLLTWKEIPANKKVISGSIHHPLKVGTSHSVSVSEILAVRELHVDGGTKDDGRWQKMSQKLTEAYPYAFTVSYVERARQHRWRCSDVTFHCSEWALCQQWVQTIREQLTALTSRPKHLLVYINPYGGKQQGKCIYEQKVAPLFACASISTDVIVTEHANHARDHLKTEAELKKYDGVVCVGGDGMFSEIVHGLVSRTQRDNGVDQNSPEEKLVPCTLRIGIIPAGSTDCICYATVGINDPVTSALHVIVGDSQPMDVCSVHHNNTFLRYSVSLLGYGFYGDVLADSERKRWMGPARYDFSGFKKFLTHHHYEGAVSFLPATDTLGTPRDKTRCRAGCFICQHDGQLYSGDSQEESKTAPDVSDREYEVGWGVVRGKFLAINAASMSCACPRSPKGLSPAAHLADGTTDLILVRKCSRFNFLRHLLRHTSKDDQFDMTFVEVHRVRRFRFTPRHCQNDSELDLRENGKQLFSQICRDHPACSSAYSSWNCDGEILPHAAIEVGVHCQLIKLFARGIEEQPLFEDLANPPCAL, encoded by the exons GCACCAGCCACAGCGTGTCCGTGTCTGAGATCCTAGCAGTCCGAGAGCTCCATGTGGACGGCGGGACGAAAGATGATGGCAGGTGGCAGAAAATGTCCCAGAAACTGACTGAGGCCTATCCATATGCATTCACAG TGTCTTATGTGGAGAGAGCGCGGCAGCACCGCTGGCGGTGTAGTGACGTCACCTTCCACTGTTCAGAGTGGGCGCTGTGTCAGCAGTGGGTCCAGACCATCAGAGAGCAGCTCACAGCACTGA CTAGCAGACCCAAGCATTTGCTGGTGTACATCAACCCTTATGGGGGCAAGCAGCAAGGCAAGTGCATTTATGAGCAGAAAGTTGCGCCTCTCTTCGCCTGTGCCTCCATCTCCACGGACGTGATTG TTACAGAGCATGCCAATCATGCCAGGGACCACCTGAAGACAGAGGCGGAGTTAAAGAAATATGATGG agtggtgtgtgtgggcGGGGACGGCATGTTCAGCGAGATAGTTCACGGCCTGGTCTCTCGAACACAGAGGGATAACGGAGTGGACCAGAACAGCCCGGAGGAGAAGCTGGTACCCTGTACTCTCCGAATCGGCATTATACCCGCAG GTTCAACGGACTGCATCTGCTATGCCACTGTCGGCATCAATGACCCTGTGACCTCAGCTTTACATGTCATAGTGG GAGACTCCCAGCCAATGGACGTGTGCTCGGTCCATCACAACAACACATTCTTGAGGTATTCTGTATCCCTGCTTGGATACGGTTTCTACGGAGACGTGCTGGCAGACAGCGAGAGGAAACGCTGGATGGGACCAGCCAGATACGACTTTTCAG GTTTTAAGAAGTTTCTGACACATCACCACTACGAAGGGGCTGTGTCTTTTCTACCAGCAACTGACACACTGGGAACACCGCGAGACAAGACCAGGTGTAGAGCTGG GTGCTTCATATGCCAGCACGACGGGCAGCTGTATTCAGGGGATTCCCAAGAGGAATCCAAGACTGCTCCAGATGTCTCAGACAGAG AATATGaagtggggtggggggtggttAGAGGGAAGTTCCTGGCCATCAACGCGGCCAGTATGAGCTGTGCCTGTCCCCGTAGCCCCAAGGGCCTGTCCCCCGCCGCCCACCTCGCTGACGGCACCACTGACCTCATCCTCGTACGCAAGTGCTCTCGATTCAACTTCCTGCGCCACCTGCTACGCCACACCAGCAAAGACGACCAG TTTGACATGACCTTTGTAGAGGTGCACCGTGTGCGGCGCTTCCGCTTCACGCCGCGCCACTGCCAGAACGACTCAGAGCTGGACCTGAGAGAGAACGGCAAGCAGCTCTTTAGCCAGATCTGCCGGGACCACCCGGCCTGCAGCTCTGCCTATAGCAGCTGGAACTGTGACGGCGAGATCCTCCCCCACGCTGCCATTGAAGTCGG AGTTCACTGCCAGTTGATCAAGCTGTTTGCGCGAGGGATCGAAGAGCAGCCTTTGTTTGAGGACCTCGCCAACCCCCCGTGTGCACTCTAG